One Funiculus sociatus GB2-C1 DNA segment encodes these proteins:
- a CDS encoding class I SAM-dependent methyltransferase, whose product MNSSVCPLCKSQDSQYCFSERGYKLQACNNCELFYIDPYPNLEDVHGRVQTYNYDHLDILNPEHHYQASVQFQNRYFDLIAQELKGAKSILDIGCGTGHFLEKLGAVYPELYRAGIELNQDRAAFAREKAGCDVFQVPVESFDPTASFDAITMLNVLSHIPDFDSLFGKLQTILSPGGKLILKVGEMKNNVKEGDIFDWEIPDHLHFLGMNTIDYICKKFNFQILKQQRLPLSQEVFSAASFKAPGRSKVRNIVKKMLVSTPLALPTLAKLYDLRIGQRIYSSFIVLEKMS is encoded by the coding sequence ATGAATAGTTCAGTTTGTCCTTTATGTAAATCTCAAGATAGTCAATATTGTTTTTCGGAAAGAGGATATAAATTACAGGCTTGTAATAATTGCGAGTTGTTTTATATTGATCCTTATCCCAATCTAGAAGATGTTCATGGTCGGGTGCAGACTTATAATTACGATCATCTTGATATTCTTAACCCAGAACATCATTATCAGGCTTCTGTACAATTTCAAAATAGGTATTTTGACTTGATTGCTCAGGAGCTAAAAGGAGCAAAGTCCATCTTAGACATTGGATGCGGCACAGGTCATTTTTTAGAAAAGCTTGGTGCTGTTTATCCTGAATTATATAGAGCAGGAATTGAACTAAATCAAGACAGGGCAGCTTTTGCTAGAGAAAAAGCAGGATGTGATGTTTTTCAAGTGCCTGTAGAGTCGTTTGATCCTACTGCAAGTTTTGATGCTATAACGATGCTCAATGTTTTATCTCACATTCCCGATTTTGATAGTTTATTTGGGAAGCTACAGACAATTTTGTCACCTGGAGGAAAACTTATTCTTAAAGTTGGTGAAATGAAAAATAATGTAAAAGAAGGTGATATTTTTGATTGGGAAATTCCTGATCATTTACATTTTTTAGGAATGAATACAATAGATTATATCTGCAAAAAATTTAATTTTCAGATTTTAAAACAGCAGCGCTTACCGCTATCTCAAGAGGTATTTTCGGCAGCTTCCTTCAAAGCACCCGGACGAAGCAAGGTACGCAATATAGTTAAAAAGATGCTAGTGTCCACACCACTAGCTCTGCCAACCCTTGCTAAGCTCTACGATCTGCGTATTGGTCAAAGGATATACTCCTCGTTTATTGTTTTAGAAAAGATGTCCTAG
- a CDS encoding acetyltransferase codes for MDIYLYGCGGHAKVILDILQRQGRKVTALVDDNPPAGITQIHGIPVHSARETLAAIRCDRCQWIVAIGNNSIRQQIALKLEGQGHSFTTAIHPSAQIALGVDIAPGTVVMANAAINTDTKIGKHAIVNTGVTIDHDCQIGGFCHIAPGCSLCGQVKLGAGVFLGVGTSVIPSVEIGTQTTCGAGSVVIQSLPSDCLAYGCPARIIKTNYSH; via the coding sequence TTGGACATATATCTCTACGGTTGTGGCGGACACGCCAAAGTGATTCTAGATATCCTCCAGCGGCAGGGGCGAAAGGTAACAGCCCTAGTCGATGACAACCCGCCAGCAGGAATTACTCAAATTCATGGCATCCCTGTTCACTCAGCTAGAGAAACACTGGCTGCTATTAGATGCGATCGCTGTCAGTGGATCGTTGCCATCGGCAATAACAGCATCCGCCAGCAGATTGCTCTTAAGCTAGAGGGTCAAGGTCATTCCTTCACAACAGCGATCCATCCTTCAGCTCAGATTGCCCTCGGCGTTGACATTGCCCCTGGAACTGTGGTGATGGCTAATGCGGCAATCAATACCGACACCAAAATCGGCAAACACGCCATTGTGAACACGGGAGTCACTATCGACCACGATTGTCAAATTGGCGGTTTCTGCCACATTGCCCCAGGCTGTTCTCTGTGCGGCCAGGTCAAGTTAGGTGCAGGTGTGTTTTTGGGGGTTGGCACTAGCGTAATTCCCAGTGTAGAAATTGGCACTCAGACAACCTGTGGCGCTGGCTCAGTGGTCATTCAATCTCTACCTTCCGATTGTTTAGCTTACGGTTGCCCAGCCAGAATTATTAAGACAAACTATTCACACTGA
- the wecB gene encoding non-hydrolyzing UDP-N-acetylglucosamine 2-epimerase: protein MKVVTVVGARPQFIKAASVSRAIALYNQQHITSPIHEILVHTGQHYDPNLSDVFFEEMQIPNPDYHLGIGGISQGAMTGRILEKIEEVIIKEQPDVVLVYGDTNSTLAGALAAVKLHIPVAHVEAGLRSFNMRMPEEVNRVLTDQISRWLFCPTETAVKNLKNEGILERGQVLVSNVGDVMYDAALFYRQIAKPTDAIACLINELNEPFYLATVHRAENTDDPVRLSNIMGALETISKTTPVVLPLHPRTRKLLGNQHLSRIRLIEPVGYFDMITLLSKCKGVFTDSGGLQKEAYFFHKPCITLREETEWVELVEYGFNTLVGSDPDKILSAQKSIGIRNRDDFKLLYGQGDASAKILKLLEESFQSTFSVA from the coding sequence ATGAAAGTAGTCACTGTGGTTGGGGCAAGGCCTCAGTTTATTAAAGCAGCATCTGTGTCTCGTGCGATCGCCCTTTACAACCAGCAGCATATAACCTCGCCTATTCATGAAATCTTAGTTCACACAGGTCAGCACTACGACCCTAACTTGTCAGACGTGTTCTTTGAAGAAATGCAGATTCCCAACCCGGACTATCACCTCGGTATTGGGGGCATTTCACAGGGGGCGATGACCGGGCGAATTTTAGAAAAGATTGAAGAGGTAATTATAAAAGAACAGCCTGATGTAGTTTTGGTATACGGTGATACTAACTCGACTCTGGCGGGCGCTTTAGCCGCAGTTAAATTGCATATTCCTGTGGCACACGTAGAAGCAGGGCTGCGGTCATTTAATATGCGGATGCCAGAAGAAGTGAACCGAGTGCTGACTGACCAGATTTCTCGTTGGTTGTTCTGTCCTACAGAGACTGCCGTTAAAAACCTGAAGAATGAAGGTATCTTAGAACGGGGGCAGGTGCTAGTGAGCAATGTGGGAGATGTAATGTACGATGCAGCGCTGTTTTATCGGCAAATTGCCAAGCCTACAGATGCGATCGCCTGCCTCATTAATGAATTAAATGAGCCTTTTTACTTAGCCACAGTCCACCGCGCAGAAAACACAGATGACCCAGTTCGACTGAGTAACATTATGGGTGCGCTAGAAACAATCTCTAAAACTACACCTGTGGTGTTGCCATTACATCCTCGTACCCGGAAGTTGTTGGGGAACCAGCATCTATCCCGCATTCGGCTGATAGAACCAGTGGGTTATTTTGACATGATAACCTTGCTCTCCAAGTGTAAAGGTGTGTTTACCGATAGTGGCGGGTTACAAAAAGAAGCCTATTTCTTTCATAAGCCCTGCATCACATTGCGTGAAGAGACTGAATGGGTAGAACTGGTTGAATACGGTTTCAACACTCTAGTTGGTAGCGACCCAGATAAAATCCTGAGTGCCCAAAAAAGTATTGGTATTAGAAATAGGGATGATTTTAAACTTTTGTATGGGCAGGGAGATGCTAGTGCTAAGATTCTTAAGTTATTAGAAGAATCTTTCCAATCCACATTCTCGGTGGCATAG
- the asnB gene encoding asparagine synthase (glutamine-hydrolyzing), whose product MCGITGVISYEENIRDLLLKAQRLQQHRGPDAYGICQHQINQWQVGLGHQRLSILDLTEAGSQPMTSKDGNSWIVYNGEVYNYREIRCELENLGHHFRGESDTEVVLAALEQWGVNEALARFNGMWAFAWLDGRNNRLVLSRDRVGVKPLYFFLQDESLCFASEIKTIIEMTGRKFSLNHQIIGEYLIQSLLETSNETFFEGIEKIPAASYGVIDLSTEVLRMDIKSYWNLGTQKVVNISEDKLVEQVREIFIDAVRLRLRSDVPVGVLLSGGVDSSSIAAIMQSILGKDAQLNLLSAVSRDSRYDESPFIDIMSNHLGCKTHKIVLDFKPEEVFDYLEQVCWFNDEPVGSFSNVAHYLLMKQAKDLGITVILSGQGADELLCGYQKYLGFYIQALARCSQHLKAVEVLWSFWQRGTILKQFSLSEAKRYLPRYLRGAEMDIRGANLKNFVPKMLGLASEMTVQQRQRLDIENFSVPALVHYEDRMSMAWSREMRVPFLDYRLIEALIPVSMEMKLKSGWTKYIFRKAMEPYLPKQIVWRKDKKGFVNPQSEWLKNELKEGVLDYFAEDSLIFKNQLVERKNLLAKYQAYCQQKASQGTVWYKEIFNPLALEIWLRKFERYIS is encoded by the coding sequence ATGTGTGGAATTACAGGGGTTATTAGCTACGAAGAAAATATTAGAGATTTATTGCTAAAAGCGCAAAGGCTTCAGCAGCACCGTGGCCCGGATGCTTACGGGATTTGTCAACATCAAATCAATCAATGGCAAGTCGGCTTAGGACATCAACGTCTGTCTATCTTAGATTTGACAGAGGCGGGAAGCCAACCTATGACCTCGAAAGATGGAAATAGTTGGATTGTTTACAACGGTGAAGTTTATAATTACCGGGAAATTCGTTGCGAACTAGAGAATTTAGGACATCATTTTAGAGGCGAATCAGATACTGAAGTTGTGTTAGCCGCTTTGGAGCAGTGGGGGGTAAATGAGGCTCTAGCGCGATTTAATGGGATGTGGGCTTTTGCTTGGTTGGATGGGCGAAATAATCGATTGGTCTTGTCTAGAGATAGAGTTGGTGTTAAGCCTCTATATTTTTTTTTACAAGATGAAAGTTTGTGCTTCGCCTCAGAAATTAAGACAATTATTGAGATGACAGGGCGTAAGTTCTCTTTGAATCACCAAATTATTGGAGAATATCTCATCCAGTCTCTGCTAGAAACTTCTAACGAAACTTTTTTTGAGGGGATCGAGAAAATACCAGCAGCAAGCTATGGAGTGATAGACCTTTCTACTGAAGTTCTGAGGATGGATATAAAATCCTACTGGAATTTGGGTACTCAAAAAGTAGTAAATATTTCAGAAGATAAGTTAGTTGAGCAAGTTAGAGAAATTTTTATTGATGCTGTTCGTCTGCGGTTGAGAAGCGATGTCCCTGTAGGAGTCTTACTCTCTGGAGGAGTTGATTCTTCTTCAATTGCAGCAATCATGCAGAGTATCTTGGGAAAAGATGCACAGTTAAATTTACTTTCAGCAGTAAGTAGAGATTCTCGATATGATGAGTCTCCCTTTATTGATATTATGAGCAACCACTTAGGTTGTAAAACTCATAAAATTGTGCTGGACTTTAAGCCGGAAGAGGTTTTTGATTACTTAGAGCAAGTTTGCTGGTTTAATGACGAGCCAGTAGGCAGTTTTTCCAATGTGGCCCATTATTTATTAATGAAGCAAGCTAAGGATTTGGGTATTACTGTCATTTTGAGCGGTCAAGGGGCTGATGAGCTGCTTTGCGGCTATCAAAAATATCTAGGCTTTTATATTCAAGCTTTAGCTCGTTGCAGTCAACACTTAAAAGCAGTTGAAGTTTTGTGGTCATTTTGGCAGCGAGGAACTATTCTGAAACAATTTTCTCTTAGTGAAGCTAAACGGTATTTACCCCGTTACTTGCGAGGAGCAGAAATGGATATTCGTGGGGCAAATCTTAAAAATTTTGTTCCCAAGATGCTAGGATTAGCTTCTGAAATGACTGTTCAGCAGAGGCAGAGATTAGATATTGAAAATTTTTCAGTACCAGCATTAGTTCACTACGAAGACCGGATGTCAATGGCGTGGAGTAGAGAAATGCGTGTACCCTTTTTAGATTATCGACTGATAGAAGCATTAATTCCAGTTTCTATGGAAATGAAATTGAAAAGCGGATGGACAAAATATATTTTCCGTAAGGCGATGGAACCTTATCTGCCCAAACAAATTGTTTGGCGAAAAGACAAAAAAGGATTTGTCAATCCTCAAAGTGAATGGCTTAAAAACGAATTAAAAGAAGGTGTTTTGGATTATTTTGCTGAAGATAGCTTGATATTTAAAAATCAGTTAGTTGAAAGAAAGAACTTATTAGCCAAATATCAAGCTTACTGTCAACAAAAAGCCAGCCAAGGTACGGTTTGGTATAAAGAAATTTTTAATCCATTGGCATTAGAAATTTGGCTGAGAAAATTTGAGAGGTATATTTCATGA
- a CDS encoding glycosyltransferase family 4 protein: MKTAKVIHLTSVHSAFDTRIFLKECKTLFTAGYEVILIVPHDRDELVDGVQINAVSRPKSRRERMVKTVWQVFKKALDEDAEIYHFHDPELIPLGLILKIKGKVVVYDVHEDVPRDILSKSWIAESLRLTISWMAERIENFAAHQLTAIVTATPFICDRFSKLGCYAVNVNNYPILSELYLPHMDGVQKERAVCYIGGIADIRGIFEMVEAIGQTDTKLFLGGKFLSANQRERAAAMSGWANIKELGQLNRNEVAETLAKSMAGLVLFHPELNHINAQPNKMFEYMSAGIPVIASNFPLWKEIISGNNCGICVDPLNPRAIAEAIQWMVEHPDEAKRMGENGRKAVEDKYNWEKESETLLKLYSDLI; the protein is encoded by the coding sequence TTGAAGACAGCTAAAGTTATTCATCTCACATCAGTTCACTCTGCTTTTGACACCAGAATTTTTTTGAAAGAGTGCAAAACGTTATTCACAGCAGGTTATGAAGTAATTTTAATTGTTCCTCACGATAGGGATGAGTTGGTGGATGGAGTGCAAATCAATGCGGTATCTAGACCAAAAAGCCGTCGGGAACGTATGGTAAAAACGGTATGGCAAGTTTTTAAGAAAGCTTTGGATGAAGATGCAGAGATTTATCACTTTCACGATCCAGAACTAATTCCTCTAGGATTGATTTTAAAAATAAAAGGTAAAGTAGTTGTTTACGATGTACATGAAGATGTACCAAGAGACATCTTGAGTAAAAGTTGGATTGCTGAATCTTTACGCCTAACAATTAGCTGGATGGCTGAGCGAATAGAAAACTTTGCTGCCCACCAGCTTACTGCTATAGTTACTGCTACACCGTTTATTTGCGATCGCTTCTCAAAATTGGGTTGCTATGCAGTCAATGTAAACAACTACCCAATACTTTCAGAGCTGTATTTGCCTCATATGGATGGAGTGCAAAAAGAGCGCGCCGTCTGTTATATAGGCGGAATTGCTGATATCCGTGGGATCTTTGAGATGGTTGAGGCAATTGGGCAAACGGATACAAAGCTGTTCTTGGGTGGAAAATTCTTAAGTGCCAATCAAAGAGAGCGGGCAGCAGCAATGTCTGGTTGGGCAAATATAAAAGAGTTAGGGCAATTAAACAGAAATGAAGTTGCTGAAACTTTAGCAAAATCAATGGCTGGGCTGGTGTTATTTCATCCAGAACTTAATCATATTAATGCCCAGCCAAATAAAATGTTTGAATATATGTCTGCTGGTATTCCAGTAATTGCTTCTAACTTCCCCTTATGGAAAGAGATTATTTCTGGCAATAACTGTGGTATTTGTGTTGATCCCCTAAATCCCAGAGCGATCGCAGAGGCAATTCAGTGGATGGTCGAGCACCCAGATGAAGCAAAACGAATGGGCGAAAATGGTCGCAAAGCAGTAGAAGATAAATATAATTGGGAAAAAGAATCAGAGACATTGTTGAAGCTTTATAGTGATTTGATATAA
- the wecC gene encoding UDP-N-acetyl-D-mannosamine dehydrogenase, translated as MEKVCVMGLGYIGLPTSSLLASKGFKVHGVDINPKVVETINRGEIHIHEPDLDILVKSVVSSGNLRASLQPLPADVYIIATPTPLKDNWIPDISYIEAATEAIAPYLAPNNLVILESTSPVGTTEKIGNWLELLRPDLDVHSSLYLAHCPERVLPGQILKELVSNDRIVGGINQASADKAAAFYRQFVTGKILCTEVRTAELAKLTENAFRDVNIAFANELSLICEKLNINVWELIELANHHPRVNILQPGPGVGGHCIPVDPWFIVNSAPEQARLIRTAREVNDAKLHHVISKIKEKACQFKEPMIACLGLTFKADVDDLRESPAVSIVQKLAQSQFRGILVVEPHISQLPQSLAKLSVTLTNLEVALSAANIVVLLVNHSQFVNVNRERIKDKIVIDTRGILQ; from the coding sequence ATGGAAAAAGTTTGCGTAATGGGTTTGGGTTATATCGGTCTGCCAACATCTAGCTTACTAGCTAGTAAAGGCTTTAAAGTTCACGGGGTGGATATAAACCCTAAAGTGGTAGAAACAATTAATCGCGGCGAAATTCACATCCACGAACCAGATTTAGACATTTTGGTTAAGTCGGTTGTAAGCAGTGGCAATCTTAGGGCGAGTCTGCAACCCCTGCCTGCTGATGTATATATCATAGCTACACCAACACCCTTAAAGGATAACTGGATACCAGATATTTCTTATATCGAAGCGGCTACCGAAGCGATCGCACCATACCTCGCTCCCAACAATCTGGTGATTCTGGAATCAACCAGTCCTGTAGGGACAACGGAAAAGATTGGAAATTGGTTAGAGCTGTTGCGTCCTGATCTCGATGTCCACTCTTCGCTCTACCTTGCCCACTGTCCGGAGCGCGTTTTACCCGGACAAATTTTAAAGGAGTTAGTCAGCAATGACCGGATCGTTGGCGGAATTAATCAAGCTTCCGCGGACAAGGCTGCGGCTTTTTATCGACAGTTTGTGACTGGTAAGATTTTGTGTACCGAAGTACGTACAGCAGAATTAGCAAAGCTAACAGAGAACGCATTCCGTGATGTGAATATTGCTTTTGCCAATGAACTCTCTTTAATCTGTGAAAAGTTAAATATAAATGTTTGGGAACTCATTGAGCTGGCTAACCACCATCCGAGAGTGAATATTCTCCAGCCAGGTCCCGGCGTAGGCGGTCATTGCATTCCTGTTGATCCGTGGTTTATTGTCAATTCAGCCCCCGAACAAGCTCGCTTAATCCGCACAGCCCGTGAGGTCAATGATGCTAAATTGCATCATGTAATTTCAAAAATAAAAGAGAAAGCTTGCCAATTTAAAGAACCAATGATAGCCTGCTTAGGGTTGACTTTCAAAGCAGACGTTGACGACTTACGGGAAAGTCCGGCGGTGAGTATCGTGCAAAAATTGGCGCAAAGTCAATTTCGTGGCATCCTTGTCGTTGAACCCCATATAAGCCAACTTCCTCAATCACTAGCTAAGTTGTCTGTCACCCTAACTAACCTTGAAGTAGCACTGTCCGCAGCTAATATAGTTGTTCTACTGGTAAACCATAGTCAATTTGTGAATGTTAATCGCGAACGGATCAAGGACAAGATTGTGATTGATACGCGGGGGATTTTGCAATGA
- a CDS encoding glycosyltransferase family 4 protein — protein sequence MRVLYFHQHFTTPTGATGTRSYEMARRLIARGHQVTMVCGSYNMGNTGLTSDFINGVRQGIVDGIEVIEFYLPYSNYDNLLKRSWIFLRFALGSIKLALTAEYNLLFATTTPLTVAIPGIVMKAFKNRPFVFEVRDLWPELPKAMGVITNPLLLKALDILEWLAYHTADACIGLSPGIVKGIVCRKPSAKVTMIPNGCDLELFKPNPEAKCNLLGIRDDDFVALFCGAHGKANGLDALLDAGKVLKEKGRTDIKLVLIGDGKLKPNFIQRATEEGLDNCLFFQPMPKLELAKVMATANVGLMILANVPAFYYGTSPNKFFDYIACGLPVLNNYPGWLAELIDGHYCGITCPPNDAVAFANALSQLADNRQETLIRGKNARQLAESSFSREALANQFVDYLEKVLQG from the coding sequence ATGCGTGTGCTTTATTTTCATCAACATTTCACCACACCTACTGGAGCAACCGGAACTCGATCTTATGAAATGGCTCGACGCTTAATTGCGCGAGGGCATCAGGTAACAATGGTTTGTGGTTCCTATAACATGGGAAATACAGGTCTTACCAGTGATTTCATTAACGGCGTACGTCAGGGTATCGTAGATGGTATTGAAGTAATAGAATTTTACCTGCCTTACTCCAACTATGATAATTTGCTGAAAAGAAGTTGGATATTTCTCCGCTTTGCTCTAGGAAGCATAAAACTAGCACTGACCGCTGAGTATAACCTTTTATTTGCCACCACAACTCCCCTGACAGTGGCAATTCCTGGGATCGTTATGAAAGCCTTTAAGAATCGCCCATTTGTGTTTGAGGTGCGAGACTTATGGCCAGAACTCCCTAAGGCAATGGGAGTCATTACTAATCCTCTGCTTCTGAAAGCCTTGGATATATTGGAATGGCTGGCTTACCATACAGCAGATGCCTGTATTGGACTTTCACCTGGAATTGTGAAGGGGATTGTATGCAGAAAACCTAGCGCTAAAGTAACCATGATTCCCAACGGTTGCGATCTTGAGCTTTTCAAACCTAATCCAGAAGCTAAATGCAATTTACTTGGAATTAGAGATGATGATTTTGTAGCACTGTTTTGCGGTGCCCACGGCAAGGCCAACGGTTTAGATGCTTTGCTAGATGCAGGAAAGGTTTTAAAAGAGAAAGGACGGACAGATATTAAGCTGGTATTGATTGGTGATGGCAAGCTAAAACCCAATTTTATTCAACGAGCCACGGAAGAAGGACTGGATAACTGTCTATTTTTTCAGCCAATGCCCAAGTTGGAATTGGCAAAAGTGATGGCAACAGCAAATGTAGGTTTGATGATTTTGGCAAATGTCCCTGCATTTTACTACGGCACATCGCCCAATAAGTTTTTTGACTATATCGCCTGCGGGCTGCCAGTCCTTAACAATTACCCTGGATGGCTAGCAGAATTGATCGATGGGCATTACTGTGGTATTACCTGCCCCCCTAACGATGCTGTAGCTTTTGCTAATGCCTTAAGTCAGTTGGCGGATAATCGACAAGAAACCCTCATTAGGGGCAAAAATGCTCGTCAGTTGGCAGAGTCCAGTTTCAGTCGGGAAGCCTTAGCTAATCAGTTCGTTGATTATCTAGAAAAAGTGTTGCAGGGATGA
- a CDS encoding sugar transferase, translated as MLDRFVAAIALLLFSPLLIIIAIAIYTRMGRPIFFIQPRPGKNGRIFTFYKFCTMTNECDDSGNLLPDVQRLTLFGRFLRQTSLDELPQLWNVLKGDMSFVGPRPLLVSYLDRYSPEQARRHEVKPGITGWAQVNGRNTLSWEEKFKFDVWYVDHWNLWLDLKILFLTLVKVLKREGISHPNHATMSEFQGSPSSTE; from the coding sequence ATGTTGGACCGATTCGTTGCAGCGATCGCTCTCCTCCTATTTTCTCCCCTGCTAATAATCATTGCGATCGCCATCTACACTCGCATGGGTCGCCCGATTTTTTTTATCCAACCCCGCCCTGGTAAAAATGGTCGCATTTTCACCTTCTACAAATTCTGCACCATGACCAATGAGTGCGACGATTCTGGAAATCTGCTTCCTGACGTACAACGCCTCACATTGTTCGGACGATTCCTGCGTCAAACCAGTCTGGACGAACTCCCCCAACTGTGGAACGTTCTCAAGGGTGACATGAGCTTTGTTGGCCCCCGCCCCCTGCTAGTGTCATACTTAGACCGCTACAGCCCCGAACAAGCCCGGCGCCACGAAGTTAAACCCGGTATTACTGGTTGGGCGCAAGTCAACGGTCGCAATACCCTCAGCTGGGAGGAAAAATTTAAGTTCGACGTTTGGTATGTTGACCACTGGAACCTGTGGCTTGATCTGAAGATTTTATTCCTAACCCTTGTCAAAGTATTGAAGCGGGAAGGTATCTCCCATCCGAATCACGCCACCATGAGTGAGTTTCAGGGTAGCCCATCCTCAACCGAGTAG
- a CDS encoding aminotransferase class I/II-fold pyridoxal phosphate-dependent enzyme translates to MIKPILLSTPHMGDRELEFVKEAFDTNWIAPVGPHVDAFEEEFCEVVGAAYAAAVSSGTAALHLALRLIGIEPGDEVFCSTLTFIATANPITYLGAKPVFIDSDHTSWNMNANLLREALDRRAKLGKLPKAVVLVHLYGQSADIAPILEACDRYSIPLIEDAAESLGATYQGRSPGTFGRIGIYSFNGNKIITTSGGGMLVSNDPNLVEKARFLATQARDRAPHYQHSEIGYNYRLSNVLAGIGRGQLRVLESRVQARRHNFEVYQQALGNLPGIEFMPEAGFGRATRWLTCLTIDPSAFGADREEIRIALANEQIEARPVWKPLHLQPVFAGCEGIGGAIAGSLFERGLCLPSGSNLTTEDLQRVIDAIANIRRSQNI, encoded by the coding sequence ATGATCAAACCAATTCTCCTTTCCACCCCTCACATGGGTGATCGCGAACTGGAGTTCGTTAAAGAAGCTTTTGACACCAACTGGATTGCACCCGTTGGCCCTCATGTGGACGCTTTTGAGGAAGAATTTTGTGAAGTCGTCGGCGCTGCTTATGCTGCTGCTGTGAGTTCGGGAACGGCTGCACTGCATCTTGCTCTAAGATTAATTGGCATTGAGCCAGGCGATGAAGTTTTTTGCTCCACACTCACCTTTATTGCCACTGCTAACCCAATCACCTACCTGGGGGCAAAACCCGTCTTTATCGATAGCGATCACACTTCTTGGAACATGAATGCCAATCTATTACGGGAAGCACTCGATCGCCGAGCTAAACTCGGCAAATTGCCCAAAGCCGTCGTACTTGTCCATCTCTACGGACAAAGCGCCGACATCGCTCCAATTTTAGAAGCGTGCGATCGCTACTCCATCCCACTCATCGAAGATGCTGCCGAATCTTTGGGAGCCACTTACCAAGGGCGATCGCCGGGAACCTTTGGTCGCATTGGTATCTACTCCTTTAACGGTAATAAAATTATTACCACCTCTGGCGGCGGTATGTTGGTTTCAAATGACCCAAACTTGGTGGAAAAAGCCCGTTTCCTGGCAACCCAAGCCCGCGATCGCGCCCCTCATTACCAACATTCAGAAATTGGCTATAACTATCGGCTCAGCAACGTTTTAGCAGGAATTGGTCGCGGACAATTGCGCGTTTTGGAAAGCAGAGTTCAAGCCAGACGACACAACTTTGAGGTTTACCAACAAGCTTTGGGAAACCTGCCCGGAATCGAATTTATGCCCGAAGCAGGCTTTGGACGCGCTACTCGCTGGCTCACCTGCCTTACAATTGACCCAAGTGCCTTTGGTGCCGACCGGGAAGAAATTCGCATAGCCCTAGCAAATGAGCAAATTGAAGCTCGTCCCGTTTGGAAACCCTTGCACCTGCAACCCGTCTTCGCTGGCTGTGAAGGCATCGGTGGTGCGATCGCTGGAAGTTTATTTGAGCGTGGTCTCTGCTTGCCTTCTGGTTCCAACTTAACAACTGAAGACCTACAGCGCGTCATCGACGCGATCGCTAATATTCGCCGTTCCCAGAATATTTAG